One window from the genome of Candidatus Binatia bacterium encodes:
- the raiA gene encoding ribosome-associated translation inhibitor RaiA: MRVMVTFRHVEPTEGLRQYAEDKLQRVHKFLRHPIEAHVILSVVKRRHVAEVQISANHLNLTATEETDDLHSAIDLAMTKLERQIKKHVAKHKQHKGADTIAATTAGASAAGERTGRVLRTQRVAVKPMSVGEAVTRLRAQKSDFLFFTNAANEALSVIYRRKDGNFGLIEPEPS; this comes from the coding sequence ATGCGAGTCATGGTCACCTTTCGGCATGTCGAACCAACCGAAGGCCTGCGCCAGTATGCCGAAGACAAACTCCAACGGGTGCACAAGTTCCTGCGCCACCCCATCGAGGCCCACGTCATTCTCTCGGTCGTCAAGCGCCGGCATGTCGCCGAGGTGCAGATCAGCGCCAATCATCTCAACCTCACCGCCACCGAGGAAACCGACGATCTCCACTCCGCCATCGATCTGGCGATGACCAAACTCGAACGCCAGATCAAGAAGCACGTCGCCAAGCACAAGCAGCATAAGGGTGCGGACACCATCGCCGCCACCACCGCCGGCGCGAGCGCGGCCGGCGAACGCACCGGGCGTGTCCTCCGCACCCAGCGCGTCGCGGTCAAGCCGATGTCGGTCGGCGAAGCGGTGACACGCTTGCGCGCGCAGAAGAGCGATTTCCTCTTCTTCACGAATGCCGCAAACGAGGCCCTCAGCGTCATCTATCGCCGCAAAGACGGGAATTTCGGCCTGATCGAACCGGAGCCGTCGTGA